TTCACAGTCTATGCATGCTAAAGTTGCACGTGATATTAAAGTTACATATGATATTACTAACTTCAATCATaagtagctttttttttttttttttggggtatgGCTCAATTGTTATGAGCCAAATAATTAAAGGGTCatgaaaaattagttaaattcaTGTAAATTACATATGTTGTAactaaaatatacatattgcTGGTACTATAATGAATAATTTGATATCCTTGGTACTATAATATCTGTAAAACAAATCTTGAAATAGTATGTATTTGGTAACGAACTAAAAACTTAAATGACAAGAGCACAactaaaatatacatattgctgaaagaaaaagatgagagtTGAGGAACCAAGTGCTTAGTTTTGTCAAGTATTTTGCCTGATTACTGGTGGGTACAGAAAGCAAATTTAAACATACCGGCAGCtgactatttatttatatctaGTTAGGTTAATGTTTCATTTGGTCTACATCCCTTAAAAACCAAATTTTTGGGGAAACAGTGGTTTATCGTTATCCATCACAGACACAATGCATGCTAAGAAGGCCTAGATCATATCTAAATAGAATAAGATATTAACCAATGTGAGATATCAATGAGGAAAAAACTATTGGTGTTACTTATGatgcttaaaaaaagaataaaaaaagtgaCAAACTTTAATAGAATTAACTCTAGTCCcttaaaaaaggagaaaaaagaaaaggaactAAAAACCATAGCTATTAAGGTATTATTGACCAGAAAAACTAAATTACAAATTGGAGTTCCAGTACTGTTGATAGACATGTCAATGCAGATACCTGATGCATACTGTAGGGATCAGCATACAGACTCCCTCCAAATCCTGGATCAGGATTGCCATAGCTTGCAGCATAGCTGGTACCTGAACACCAAATtccaaaatgaattttatcaaACTCTAGTTATATATCAGAACCCAGATGATAATAGGTTGAGAAAAACTAAAAGAGGGAGTAAATACTTGGGTTTACAGCCGCAGCCGCAGCAGCTGCCCTCGCTCTCTTTTCTGCATTAGCTAGCTCTGCTTGTAATCTTTCAATTTGTTGAGCCAcagatattatatttttctccaTTATCTCCCTTTGCTCATGGTTACTCGCACGATTCTTCTTCTCACATTCAATAGCAGCCCTATTCAAGAGCAAATAGTAGAATGCTTAAAAATCTTAAAGACAAAAGCACgattaaacaattatttttccaatcCTTAATCACACAAAGACATACCAAATTTAATCCACTAGAAACAAAAATTGCCGCCTGAATAACATATAATCTACTAGTTGTGGAAAgtttaaacttgaaaaaaatggaaaattaaaaatttacaatggGATGtctataagaaaaaaaaattgaaaattgaatttttttttatacctCCCTTTATGAATTTCTTGACGCTCAGTTTCAATCTCCGCCTTAATCGCCGCCATATCCTTGGACTCGTCCCTCGCTTTGGCCAAATCACCGTTTATTTCATTCAAATCCTTAATCATCTCCTGCTTGATCACACAAAGCTTCTCTATATCCGCCCTTACACGATCAAGTTCCGCGTGCATCGACTCAATCACACGCAACTCGGCATCCAATTTCAGCGACTTCTCATAAAGCTCGCGCACTTCGGCGTCTCTCTCAGCTTTCACGCTGGCGGCGACGGACGATAAGTGGCGGAGCTCTTGTTCAGCAAGAGAGAGCTCTTGTTTAAGGGCCACGTGTGTGGCCGCCAGCCGTTGGTTGTCTTGAAGGAGCGACTGGATGTCGCTATGCTGAATCGCGATGCGGTCTTCGAGGTGGTGGAGTGAAGGGCTGTGTTGAGGTGGCAGCGCGCGAGTGGATAGCGGTGGTTCCCGGAGAACTCGGCGTCCGGACATTGTGAATTGTGAGTGATTGTGAAGTGTTGTATGGAGGGAATTGCCGTAGATATTCATTCCCATTTCAGGCCAAAATACCGAGTGTATGCacccttttaattttacatccATATACCTAAAAATTTTGGGAGATTACCACAATAACCTTtgattacataaaattacttCATTTTGATCTAATTTTTTCGACTTTGTACTTGATTTTGTACTCCACTTTCTCAACCTTGTCTCAACTTTCTTCACTCACTCGATTTACTTGTCCTTATACTCAACCTCATACTcgatttttattaatttcttt
This window of the Citrus sinensis cultivar Valencia sweet orange chromosome 8, DVS_A1.0, whole genome shotgun sequence genome carries:
- the LOC102612605 gene encoding protein FLX-like 1 isoform X3 → MGMNIYGNSLHTTLHNHSQFTMSGRRVLREPPLSTRALPPQHSPSLHHLEDRIAIQHSDIQSLLQDNQRLAATHVALKQELSLAEQELRHLSSVAASVKAERDAEVRELYEKSLKLDAELRVIESMHAELDRVRADIEKLCVIKQEMIKDLNEINGDLAKARDESKDMAAIKAEIETERQEIHKGRAAIECEKKNRASNHEQREIMEKNIISVAQQIERLQAELANAEKRARAAAAAAAVNPSTSYAASYGNPDPGFGGSLYADPYSMHQVQGSAEHGHQ
- the LOC102612605 gene encoding protein FLC EXPRESSOR isoform X1, which encodes MGMNIYGNSLHTTLHNHSQFTMSGRRVLREPPLSTRALPPQHSPSLHHLEDRIAIQHSDIQSLLQDNQRLAATHVALKQELSLAEQELRHLSSVAASVKAERDAEVRELYEKSLKLDAELRVIESMHAELDRVRADIEKLCVIKQEMIKDLNEINGDLAKARDESKDMAAIKAEIETERQEIHKGRAAIECEKKNRASNHEQREIMEKNIISVAQQIERLQAELANAEKRARAAAAAAAVNPSTSYAASYGNPDPGFGGSLYADPYSMHQHFILNALHFRFKAVLSTVINRARHATLFELEFGTNVLTMMPANDTYSEWKK
- the LOC102612605 gene encoding protein FLC EXPRESSOR isoform X2, giving the protein MGMNIYGNSLHTTLHNHSQFTMSGRRVLREPPLSTRALPPQHSPSLHHLEDRIAIQHSDIQSLLQDNQRLAATHVALKQELSLAEQELRHLSSVAASVKAERDAEVRELYEKSLKLDAELRVIESMHAELDRVRADIEKLCVIKQEMIKDLNEINGDLAKARDESKDMAAIKAEIETERQEIHKGRAAIECEKKNRASNHEQREIMEKNIISVAQQIERLQAELANAEKRARAAAAAAAVNPSTSYAASYGNPDPGFGGSLYADPYSMHQHFILNALHFRFKAVLSTVINRY